The following proteins are co-located in the Carassius carassius chromosome 39, fCarCar2.1, whole genome shotgun sequence genome:
- the hmx3b gene encoding homeobox protein HMX3 isoform X1 gives MEDKTQEVKDSPFSIKNLLNKPDKPRVHMNLPDLSFLRLAPWSCASGHPNTPAAAGRTREAEDPDPKEEDEEVLLEDSDSDEQKKLCRKKKTRTVFSRAQVFQLESTFDLKRYLSSSERAGLAAALHLTETQVKIWFQNRRNKWKRQIAAELEAANLSHAQRIVRVPILYHEHAESARAAGLTFTRALYYPHSLIRPV, from the exons ATGGAGGACAAAACACAAGAAGTGAAAGATTCTCCGTTCTCCATCAAGAACCTGCTGAACAAACCCGACAAACCCAGAGTTCACATGAATCTCCCGGATCTCAGCTTCCTGCGGCTCGCCCCCTGGAGCTGCGCGAGCGGACACCCGAACACACCCGCGG CAGCGGGTCGAACCAGAGAAGCGGAGGACCCGGATCCtaaagaggaggatgaggaggttCTTCTGGAGGACTCGGACTCAGACGAGCAGAAGAAACTCTGTCGCAAGAAGAAGACCAGGACCGTGTTTTCCCGCGCGCAGGTGTTCCAGCTGGAGTCCACCTTCGACCTGAAGCGCTACCTGAGCAGCTCGGAGCGCGCGGGGCTCGCGGCGGCGCTGCACCTGACCGAGACGCAGGTCAAGATCTGGTTCCAGAACCGCAGGAACAAGTGGAAGAGACAGATCGCCGCCGAACTCGAGGCCGCGAACCTCAGTCACGCGCAGAGGATCGTGCGCGTGCCCATCCTGTACCACGAGCacgcggagagcgcgcgcgccGCGGGTCTGACCTTCACGCGCGCACTTTATTACCCGCATTCGCTGATCAgacccgtgtga
- the hmx3b gene encoding homeobox protein HMX3 isoform X2, whose protein sequence is MEDKTQEVKDSPFSIKNLLNKPDKPRVHMNLPDLSFLRLAPWSCASGHPNTPAAGRTREAEDPDPKEEDEEVLLEDSDSDEQKKLCRKKKTRTVFSRAQVFQLESTFDLKRYLSSSERAGLAAALHLTETQVKIWFQNRRNKWKRQIAAELEAANLSHAQRIVRVPILYHEHAESARAAGLTFTRALYYPHSLIRPV, encoded by the exons ATGGAGGACAAAACACAAGAAGTGAAAGATTCTCCGTTCTCCATCAAGAACCTGCTGAACAAACCCGACAAACCCAGAGTTCACATGAATCTCCCGGATCTCAGCTTCCTGCGGCTCGCCCCCTGGAGCTGCGCGAGCGGACACCCGAACACACCCGCGG CGGGTCGAACCAGAGAAGCGGAGGACCCGGATCCtaaagaggaggatgaggaggttCTTCTGGAGGACTCGGACTCAGACGAGCAGAAGAAACTCTGTCGCAAGAAGAAGACCAGGACCGTGTTTTCCCGCGCGCAGGTGTTCCAGCTGGAGTCCACCTTCGACCTGAAGCGCTACCTGAGCAGCTCGGAGCGCGCGGGGCTCGCGGCGGCGCTGCACCTGACCGAGACGCAGGTCAAGATCTGGTTCCAGAACCGCAGGAACAAGTGGAAGAGACAGATCGCCGCCGAACTCGAGGCCGCGAACCTCAGTCACGCGCAGAGGATCGTGCGCGTGCCCATCCTGTACCACGAGCacgcggagagcgcgcgcgccGCGGGTCTGACCTTCACGCGCGCACTTTATTACCCGCATTCGCTGATCAgacccgtgtga
- the acadsb gene encoding short/branched chain specific acyl-CoA dehydrogenase, mitochondrial — MASLFGVLRQVSGSLSRSRAAVRCLCSRAASEAHHDVIRTAFLPLQSFSEEESMMRDAVRKFAQERIAPFVSRMDEDSVMDADVISALFEQGLMGIEIGAEYGGTGSSFFSSILVIEELAKVDPSVSVLCDIQNTLINTLLMNLGTEEQKQQYLPRLASDTVGSFCLSESESGSDAFSLKTKAEKQKDYYIINGSKMWISNAEHAGVFLVMANADPAAGYRGITCFLVDRHTDGLHIGRKENKLGLRASSTCPLTFDNMKVHEKNILGKVGHGYKYAIGMLNGGRIGIAAQMLGLAQGCFDHTVPYTRQRVQFGKRIFDFQGMQHQIAHVATQLEAARLLTYNAARLKEAGRSFIKEACMAKYFSAEVATLTTSKCIEWMGGVGFTKDYPIEKYYRDCKIGTIYEGTTNIQLSTMAKMIDQEYDR; from the exons ATGGCGTCCTTGTTCGGAGTACTGCGACAG gtctCTGGGTCTCTGTCTCGCTCGCGCGCTGCGGTCCGGTGCTTGTGTTCGCGCGCAGCATCAGAAGCTCATCATGACGTGATCAGAACTGCGTTTCTGCCGCTGCAGAGTTTCTCAGAGGAGGAGAGCATGATGAGAGACGCAG TCAGGAAATTCGCCCAGGAGCGCATCGCTCCGTTTGTCTCCAGGATGGACGAGGATTCGGTGATGGATGCAGATGTGATCAGTGCTCTGTTCGAGCAGGGC ctgaTGGGGATCGAGATCGGAGCGGAGTATGGAGGCACGGGCTCCTCCTTCTTCTCCTCCATCCTGGTGATCGAGGAGCTGGCGAAGGTGGACCCGTCCGTGTCTGTGCTGTGTGATATTCAGAACACACTCATTAACACACTGCTGATGAACCTGGGGACGGAGGAGCAGAAGCAGCAGTATCTGCCGCGGCTGGCCAGTGATACG GTCGGCAGCTTCTGTCTGTCGGAGTCCGAGTCGGGCAGCGACGCATTCTCTCTGAAGACTAAAGCAGAGAAACAGAAGGATTATTACATCATCAACGGCTCCAAGATGTGGATCAGTAACGCAGAACATGCCGGAGTGTTTCTGGTGATGGCAAACGCAGATCCAGCCGCG ggtTACAGGGGCATCACCTGCTTCCTCGTGGACAGACACACGGACGGGCTTCACATCGGCAGGAAGGAGAATAAGCTGGGCCTGAGAGCCTCATCCACATGTCCTCTGACCTTCGACAACATGAAG GTTCACGAGAAGAACATTTTAGGGAAAGTGGGTCACGGTTATAAATACGCCATCGGGATGCTGAACGGCGGCCGCATCGGGATCGCAGCGCAG atgctGGGTTTGGCTCAAGGCTGTTTCGATCACACGGTTCCTTACACCCGACAGAGGGTTCAGTTTGGCAAACGCATCTTTGATTTCCAG ggcATGCAGCACCAGATCGCTCATGTGGCCACGCAGCTGGAAGCGGCTCGACTGCTGACCTACAATGCTGCGCGTCTGAAGGAGGCCGGACGCTCCTTCATTAAAGAGGCCTGTATGGCCAAATACTTCAGCGCGGAG gttGCGACTCTGACCACATCCAAGTGCATCGAGTGGATGGGTGGCGTGGGCTTCACCAAAGACTATCCCATCGAGAAATACTACAGAGACTGTAAGATCG GAACCATTTATGAGGGAACCACCAACATCCAGCTGAGCACCATGGCCAAGATGATCGACCAGGAATACGACAGATGA
- the LOC132121179 gene encoding uncharacterized protein LOC132121179, with translation MSPAAACLCVLCGLPAAGKSRLARELRGRAQTRGWRTLLVTYDELIPARDWQETEWKWHRKTVIMCLERFLHQTLSDQTHTLSDQTHTLSDQTHTLSNQTHTLSDQTHTLSDQTHTLSDQTHTLSDQTHTLSDKTHTLSDQTHTLSDQTHTLSDQTHTLSDQTHTLSDQTHTLSDQTHTLSDQTHTLSDQTHTLSDQTRTLSDQTRTLSDQTHTLSDQTHTLSDQTHTLSDQTHTLSDQTHTLSDQTHTLSDQTHTLCDQNHTLSDQTHTLSDQTHTLSDQTRTLSDQTRTLSDQTHTLSDQTHTLSDQTHTLSDQTHTLSDQTHTLSDQTHTLSDQTHTLSDQTHTLSDQTHTLSDQTHTLSDQTHTLSYQTNTLSDQTHTLSDQTHTLSDQTHTLSDQTHTLSDQTHTLSDQTHTLSDQTHTLSDQTHTLSDQTHTLSDQTHTLSDQTHTLSDQTHTLSDQTHTLSDQTHTLSDQTHTLSDQTHTLSDQTHTLSDQTHTLSDQTHTLSDQTHTLSDQTHTLSDQTHTLSDQTHTLSDQTHTLSDQTHTLSDQTHTLSYQTNTLSDQTHTLSDQTHTLSYQTHTLFDQTHTLSDQTHTLSDQTHTLSDQTHTLSDQTHTLSDQTHTLSDQTHTLSDQTHTLSDQTHTLSDQTHTLSDQTHTLSDQTHTLSDQTHTLSDQTHTLSDQTHTLSDQTHTLSDQTHTLSDQTHTLSDQTHTLSDQTHTLSDQTHTLSDQTHTLSDQTHTLSDQTHTLSDQTHALSEADGVWTRFEQMRQQQSVSHTHTHTHSQPLVVLLDDNFYYQSMRYQIQQLARKYGVGFCQVFLQCPLHVCLQRNRCRPQSVPDEVLLQMCERMEPPNEIKNPWEQQSLTLDSTDDIADRHIQKLMDLLVSALENPVSPVQYESQQKEADRRICASSVLRQVDQTCRRLVSQTLISAREGQASPDVMKALAKALIELKTVFLQELKKDVLHRVSVFPEEPVDNEKLLMDMSAAFQRRSHEIVSKHM, from the exons ATGTCTCCCGCTGCTGCGTGTCTCTGCGTTCTGTGCGGGTTACCGGCGGCCGGTAAGTCCCGCCTGGCGCGGGAGCTGCGGGGTCGCGCACAGACGCGCGGATGGAGGACGCTTCTCGTGACATATGACGAGCTGATACCGGCGCGCGACTGGCAGGAG actGAATGGAAGTGGCACAGGAAGACGGTTATAATGTGTCTGGAGAGATTCCTTCATCAGactctctccgatcagactcacacactctccgatcagactcacacactgtcggatcagactcacacactctccaatcagactcacacactctcggatcagactcacacactctcagatcagactcacacactgtcggatcagactcacacactctccgatcagactcacacactgtcCGAtaagactcacacactctcggatcagactcacacactctcggatcagactcacacactctcggatcagactcacacactgtcggatcagactcacacactgtcggatcagactcacacactctccgatcagactcacacactgtcggatcagactcacacactctccgatcagactcacacactctccgatcagactcgcACACTCTCGGATCAGACTCGCACACTctcggatcagactcacacactctcggatcagactcacacactctcggatcagactcacacactctcggatcagactcacacactctcggatcagactcacacactctcggatcagactcacacactctccgatcagactcacacactctgcGATCAGAATCACACACTctcggatcagactcacacactctcggatcagactcacacactctcggatCAGACTCgcacactctccgatcagactcgcacactctccgatcagactcacacactctcagatcagactcacacactgtcggatcagactcacacactctccgatcagactcacacactctccgatcagactcacacactctccgatcagactcacacactctccgatcagactcacactctctcagatcagactcacactctctcagatcagactcacacactctcagatcagactcacacactctcagatcagactcacactctctcgTATCAGACTAACACACTgtcggatcagactcacacactgtcggatcagactcacacactgtcggatcagactcacacactctcggatcagactcacacactctcagatcagactcacacactctcagatcagactcacacactctccgatcagactcacacactctcggatcagactcacacactctcggatcagactcacacactctcggatcagactcacacactctccgatcagactcacacactctccgatcagactcacactctctccgatcagactcacactctctccgatcagactcacacactctccgatcagactcacacactctccgatcagactcacacactctccgatcagactcacacactctcggatcagactcacacactc tccgatcagactcacactctctccgatcagactcacactctctccgatcagactcacactctctccgatcagactcacactctctccgatcagactcacactctctccgatcagactcacacactctcagatcagactcacacactctcagatcagactcacactctctcgTATCAGACTAACACACTgtcggatcagactcacacactgtcggatcagactcacacactgtcgtatcagactcacacactctttgatcagactcacacactctccgatcagactcacacactctccgatcagactcacacactctccgatcagactcacacactctccgatcagactcacactctctccgatcagactcacacactctccgatcagactcacacactctccgatcagactcacacactctccgatcagactcacacactctccgatcagactcacacactctcagatcagactcacacactctccgatcagactcacactctctccgatcagactcacacactctcagatcagactcacacactctccgatcagactcacacactctccgatcagactcacacactctcggatcagactcacacactctcggatcagactcacacactctcggatcagactcacactctctccgatcagactcacacactctcggatcagactcacacactctccgatcagactcacacactctcggatcagactcacacactctcggatcagactcacacactctccgatcagactcacgcACTCTCTGAGGCTGATGGAGTCTGGACGAGGTTTGAGCAGATGCGGCAGCAGCAGagcgtctctcacacacacacacacacacactcgcagccGCTCGTGGTTCTGCTGGACGATAACTTCTACTACCAGAGCATGAGATACCAGATCCAGCAGCTGGCCAGGAAGT ATGGCGTGGGTTTCTGTCAGGTGTTTCTCCAGTGTCCGCTGCACGTGTGTCTCCAGAGGAACCGGTGCAGACCTCAGTCTGTTCCTGATGAAGTTCTGCTGCAGATGTGTGAGCGAATGGAGCCTCCGAACGAGATCAAAAACCCCTGGGAGCAGCAGAGCCTGACACTGGACAGCACAGATGACATCGCAGACAGACACAT ACAGAAGCTGATGGACTTGCTTGTGTCTGCGCTGGAAAACCCTGTGAGCCCCGTCCAGTACGAGTCGCAGCAGAAG GAGGCTGACAGACGGATTTGTGCATCCAGCGTTCTTCGTCAGGTGGATCAGACCTGTAGACGACTGGTTTCTCAGACGCTGATATCAGCTCGAG AAGGCCAGGCGTCTCCAGACGTGATGAAGGCTCTGGCTAAAGCACTGATCGAGCTGAAGACTGTGTTCCTGCAGGAGCTGAAGAAGGATGTTCTCCATCGTGTCTCAGTTTTCCCAGAGGAGCCCGTCGATAATGAGAAGCTCCTGATGGACATGTCTGCGGCGTTCCAGCGACGCTCACATGAGATTGTGTCCAAACACATGTGA